One genomic segment of Streptomyces sp. RKND-216 includes these proteins:
- a CDS encoding NAD-dependent epimerase/dehydratase family protein encodes MRVLVAGGAGFAGWHYVRGLLSWPGAEAGPSGGSGAGERGPRVTVLDTAASHSGKVRAESLARDPACSFVRGDARDARLLASVVPGHDLVVDFTAGTTDGHPGTPEPTSVDARLSAVRALLDAAVRARVPRFVRVSHSGVYGEAGTAPWPENAPLRPGTPHAAATAAGDLLALDRHRTHGLPVLVARGPDAYGGGQSPDAYVPRVLGHLLSGSRVPAEEGQDDAREWLHVTDLCAGVRTAAEHGRAGRVHHVGGGTVLTGRQLTARLLDVCGAGWDMVGHRPSTGTGRRHPALDDGRLRALGHRPRVPLDEGLQGTARWYADHPRWRRTARAA; translated from the coding sequence ATGCGCGTACTGGTCGCGGGAGGAGCCGGATTCGCCGGCTGGCACTACGTCCGCGGGCTGCTCTCGTGGCCGGGTGCGGAGGCAGGGCCGAGCGGTGGTTCCGGGGCGGGTGAGCGTGGCCCGCGGGTGACGGTGCTGGACACCGCGGCCTCCCACTCGGGCAAAGTGCGCGCCGAGTCGCTGGCGCGCGACCCGGCCTGCTCGTTCGTCCGCGGCGACGCGCGCGACGCTCGCCTGCTGGCCTCCGTCGTGCCGGGCCACGATCTGGTCGTGGACTTCACCGCCGGCACGACGGACGGGCACCCCGGGACCCCGGAGCCGACGTCCGTCGACGCCCGCCTGAGCGCGGTCCGCGCCCTGCTCGACGCCGCTGTGAGGGCCCGGGTGCCACGCTTCGTGCGGGTGTCGCATTCCGGGGTGTACGGCGAGGCCGGCACAGCTCCGTGGCCGGAGAACGCCCCGCTGCGGCCGGGCACGCCGCACGCCGCCGCCACCGCGGCCGGTGACTTACTGGCTCTCGACCGCCACCGCACGCACGGCCTGCCCGTACTGGTCGCGCGGGGCCCGGATGCCTACGGCGGCGGGCAGTCGCCCGACGCGTACGTGCCCCGTGTCCTGGGCCACCTGCTCAGCGGCTCGCGGGTGCCCGCTGAGGAGGGGCAGGACGACGCCCGCGAGTGGCTGCACGTCACCGACCTCTGCGCCGGTGTCCGGACCGCGGCGGAACACGGCCGAGCAGGCCGGGTCCACCACGTCGGCGGCGGCACGGTACTGACCGGTCGACAGCTCACCGCCCGTCTTCTGGACGTCTGCGGCGCCGGCTGGGACATGGTCGGCCACCGCCCCTCCACCGGGACGGGGAGGCGACACCCCGCGTTGGACGACGGACGGCTGCGAGCCCTGGGTCACCGTCCCCGTGTGCCGCTCGACGAGGGCCTGCAGGGCACCGCCCGCTGGTACGCCGACCACCCGCGCTGGCGGAGGACGGCCCGTGCCGCCTGA
- a CDS encoding class I SAM-dependent methyltransferase — MSVKRWMYQVLYRIGAPWEGGVRENLVQLLEVEKRLSPDEQKTVLDMGCGSGTCSVYLAEHGFEVTGVDFTPIALRKARQAATAAGVTDRCRFVRGDLRSSRIPGVEGTYDLIVDFGTLDDLTGQDRLDMAANIRRHSHPGTLVVLWCFYSKGDQDLPVFRYSGVSRALSGLRPGEEQELFGEDFTIERLAEPPVDSKMACFLMTRR, encoded by the coding sequence GTGAGTGTCAAACGATGGATGTATCAGGTGCTGTACCGGATCGGCGCGCCCTGGGAGGGCGGCGTACGCGAGAACCTCGTGCAACTGCTCGAGGTGGAGAAGCGCCTTTCACCCGACGAACAGAAGACCGTGCTGGACATGGGCTGCGGCAGCGGCACCTGCTCGGTCTACCTGGCCGAGCACGGGTTCGAGGTGACGGGCGTGGACTTCACGCCGATAGCGCTGCGCAAGGCGCGGCAGGCCGCGACAGCGGCCGGCGTGACGGACCGGTGCCGTTTCGTGCGCGGCGACCTGAGGTCGTCCCGCATCCCCGGCGTCGAGGGCACCTACGACCTGATCGTCGACTTCGGCACACTCGACGACCTCACCGGGCAGGACCGCCTGGACATGGCGGCGAACATCCGGCGCCATTCGCACCCGGGGACGCTGGTGGTGCTGTGGTGTTTCTACAGCAAGGGCGACCAGGACCTGCCCGTGTTCCGCTATTCCGGGGTCTCCAGGGCACTCAGCGGTCTGCGCCCGGGCGAGGAACAGGAACTGTTCGGCGAGGACTTCACGATCGAGCGGCTCGCCGAACCACCGGTGGACTCCAAGATGGCGTGCTTCCTGATGACCCGCAGGTGA
- a CDS encoding tryptophan 2,3-dioxygenase family protein produces the protein MNGSNAGPETVDSPSRCPVAGRTPAEDGSSPSYGDLLRLDDLLGLPPRYTDLHDEELFYVAHMVYELWFKIVLDELERTRDALFADDAPDALYSLRRVGVIERVLAGQVDVLRTISPGSFALLRPSLYQASGIQSVQFREIEFLSGLKDSRYVERGDLDAAERTRLRRRMAEPTLYEAFLTLCEKRGEPDLTELLRAETPASDVLAVAEALLDHDELFSTWRARHVLMVERVIGAKAGTGGSSGAQYLRSTLEKRFFPELWELRTRL, from the coding sequence ATGAACGGCTCGAACGCCGGCCCGGAGACCGTGGACTCGCCCAGCAGGTGCCCGGTGGCGGGCCGGACCCCGGCTGAGGACGGGAGCAGCCCGTCCTACGGAGACCTGCTGCGCCTGGACGACCTCCTCGGGCTTCCGCCGAGGTACACCGACCTGCACGACGAGGAACTCTTCTACGTCGCGCACATGGTGTACGAACTGTGGTTCAAGATCGTGCTGGACGAGCTGGAGCGCACCCGCGACGCGCTGTTCGCCGACGACGCTCCAGATGCGCTGTACTCGCTGCGGCGAGTCGGCGTCATCGAGCGGGTGCTCGCGGGGCAGGTCGACGTGCTCCGGACGATCAGCCCGGGTAGCTTCGCGTTGCTTCGGCCGTCGCTGTACCAGGCGAGTGGTATCCAGTCGGTGCAGTTCAGGGAGATCGAGTTCCTTTCCGGGCTCAAGGACAGCCGGTACGTGGAGCGAGGCGACCTCGACGCCGCCGAGCGCACCCGGCTCCGTCGCCGCATGGCCGAACCGACCTTGTACGAGGCATTCCTGACGCTGTGCGAGAAGCGCGGGGAGCCCGACCTCACGGAGCTGTTGCGGGCCGAGACACCGGCCTCCGACGTGCTCGCCGTGGCCGAGGCGCTGCTGGACCACGACGAACTCTTCAGCACGTGGCGAGCCCGGCACGTACTGATGGTGGAACGCGTCATCGGCGCGAAGGCCGGGACAGGAGGGTCCAGCGGTGCGCAGTATCTGCGCTCGACCCTGGAGAAGCGGTTCTTCCCCGAGCTGTGGGAACTGCGTACCCGGCTGTGA